A window of Halomonas sp. GFAJ-1 contains these coding sequences:
- a CDS encoding C4-dicarboxylate ABC transporter permease produces MTFKFDKLYRLGAWGAAACMVAICALIALQVTFRLIDALLILVGLGRLGLSITGVSEMAAYLLVGATFLGLAYTFVHHAHIRVTLLISRLPSAIRVWFEVFGLIVALTIGLLLGYGLIELARESIQYNDVSSGFLSIPLWIPQTVLATSVGLLCLALAEALFMALRIAARDPSSFREATAIDDSETH; encoded by the coding sequence ATGACGTTTAAATTCGACAAACTCTACCGCCTTGGTGCTTGGGGTGCTGCGGCATGTATGGTCGCTATCTGTGCGCTAATTGCACTTCAAGTCACCTTTCGCCTGATTGACGCGCTGCTGATTTTGGTAGGGCTAGGCCGCTTGGGCCTTAGCATCACGGGTGTGTCAGAAATGGCTGCCTACTTACTGGTCGGTGCTACCTTTCTTGGGCTTGCCTACACTTTCGTACATCACGCGCACATTCGCGTGACGCTGTTGATTTCGCGGTTGCCATCGGCCATTCGTGTGTGGTTTGAAGTATTTGGCTTGATTGTGGCCCTAACCATCGGCCTGCTGCTCGGTTACGGCTTGATTGAGCTGGCGCGAGAGAGCATTCAGTACAACGATGTCTCATCGGGCTTTTTATCGATTCCACTATGGATTCCCCAAACTGTTCTGGCGACCAGCGTAGGGCTACTGTGCTTGGCGCTTGCTGAAGCCCTGTTTATGGCGCTGCGTATCGCCGCTCGTGACCCCTCTAGCTTTCGTGAGGCTACAGCAATTGATGACAGCGAGACGCACTAA
- a CDS encoding C4-dicarboxylate ABC transporter permease — translation MLLLSLATVFTLVLLLGSGVWIAIALMGTAWIALEFFSPFSPGPILASDFWGASYGWDLTALPMFIWMGEILFRSGLADNMFRGLSPWLNRLPGRLLHTNIIGSGMFAAVCGSSAATCATVGKMTLPELERRGYDSNMAIGTLASASTLGLLIPPSIVLIVYGVVTEQSISRLFMAGIGPGLMILAMFMTYLVLWALLKGNRNGLTGADESSMSFAEKLRNTWALLPILLLIGGIIVSIYGGLASPTEAAAVGVVLSMVIARFNGHFNREIFTSSLFAAVRTACMIGFIIAGASFLTSAMGFTQVPMQLARTIGEMGLSPTMLLIALTLLLLIMGCFLDGISLILLVTAIIMPVVSAAGFDLIWFGIYLVIVVEMSQITPPVGFNLFVIQGLTGKDIFTITKATLPFFLLMALAIALMHVFPEIALYLPQAMNR, via the coding sequence GTGTTACTACTAAGTTTAGCGACTGTTTTTACCCTGGTACTGCTTCTGGGCAGTGGGGTGTGGATCGCCATCGCACTGATGGGGACTGCCTGGATTGCGCTGGAGTTTTTTAGCCCCTTTTCACCGGGTCCAATTTTAGCCTCCGATTTTTGGGGCGCAAGCTACGGCTGGGATCTAACCGCGCTGCCGATGTTCATCTGGATGGGTGAGATACTGTTTCGTTCTGGGCTTGCTGACAATATGTTCCGGGGGCTCTCCCCTTGGCTGAACCGGTTGCCGGGGCGCTTGCTACATACCAATATTATCGGCAGCGGTATGTTTGCAGCCGTGTGTGGTTCGTCAGCGGCAACCTGCGCTACGGTGGGCAAAATGACCTTGCCAGAGCTTGAGCGCAGAGGTTACGACAGCAATATGGCGATTGGTACGTTAGCCAGTGCCTCTACCCTGGGGCTGTTGATTCCCCCCTCTATCGTGTTGATTGTTTACGGCGTGGTCACTGAGCAGTCTATTTCGCGCTTGTTCATGGCAGGTATCGGGCCGGGTCTGATGATCCTTGCCATGTTTATGACGTACCTGGTTCTCTGGGCATTATTGAAGGGTAACCGAAACGGCTTAACCGGCGCTGATGAATCAAGCATGAGCTTTGCTGAAAAGCTGCGCAATACTTGGGCGTTGTTACCTATTTTGCTGCTAATTGGCGGGATCATCGTATCGATTTATGGGGGGCTTGCGTCACCTACGGAAGCGGCGGCGGTGGGCGTTGTGCTATCCATGGTGATTGCCCGGTTTAACGGTCACTTTAACCGCGAGATCTTTACCAGCTCGCTATTTGCCGCCGTGCGCACCGCCTGCATGATTGGATTTATTATTGCCGGGGCCTCGTTTCTCACCTCCGCCATGGGCTTTACCCAGGTGCCCATGCAGCTGGCGCGCACCATCGGTGAGATGGGGCTTTCGCCGACCATGCTGCTGATAGCGTTAACGCTGTTACTGCTAATCATGGGCTGCTTTCTTGACGGTATTTCTCTGATCTTGCTGGTTACCGCGATTATTATGCCAGTGGTGAGTGCGGCTGGGTTTGATCTGATCTGGTTCGGTATTTACCTGGTGATCGTCGTGGAAATGTCGCAGATAACGCCCCCCGTAGGGTTTAATCTGTTTGTTATCCAGGGGTTAACGGGTAAAGATATTTTTACGATTACCAAAGCGACGCTGCCTTTCTTCCTGCTCATGGCGCTGGCGATTGCGCTAATGCACGTCTTTCCGGAGATTGCGCTCTATCTACCCCAGGCAATGAACCGTTAG
- a CDS encoding diguanylate cyclase, with translation MTSLSAVDKTRYTALTDELPCLVSQALLKCSSLPTLPAVALKILEIARTQDATLHDYAQAIEYDPALTARLIAVANSAQFIRSSQQPVDTSFEATQRLGLDATLATVLSFSLLRHVQGNKTQVRIWQRTITSAIVASRLAHQLCPEHRGSAFTAALLQDIGILALQAAYPQKVEKLYANSELPHQQIARAERQQFGCDHTLVGAWLAAKWGMPTSLVDAIYQSHDGFLTDQLETLCVRLSGPIADAWLSEEPVSAFATLLRKLSVMESAPLLTLDNLLHRLQEDLAIAAETLQLAQPIDMDSHALLIEAQQLLFQHTLTLSARLDEQTQRLESLHHHYATLEKQSRLDPLTQLANRAWLEEQLRERFVFCQENNRTMSVVFIDLDHFKTLNDRYGHRIGDQVLEHFGHTLASLIRTGDLAGRYGGEEFLIILPDETAHSAKLFSQRITQHLQEHPMTNVDQQPIYVSASIGVACLCDGDFGNERELIDAADQSMYFIKRSGRGGIATYGGE, from the coding sequence ATGACAAGCCTTTCAGCAGTGGATAAAACACGCTACACAGCGCTTACTGACGAGCTTCCCTGTTTAGTCAGTCAGGCACTTTTAAAGTGCTCAAGCCTGCCAACGTTACCAGCAGTGGCGTTAAAAATATTAGAGATTGCCCGCACACAGGATGCCACTCTGCATGATTATGCGCAGGCAATTGAGTACGATCCGGCGTTAACCGCACGACTCATAGCGGTGGCGAATAGCGCGCAGTTTATTCGCTCCAGCCAACAACCTGTCGATACCAGCTTTGAAGCCACCCAACGCCTGGGGCTTGATGCCACCCTAGCCACTGTTTTGAGCTTTAGCCTGCTGCGCCACGTCCAAGGGAACAAAACCCAAGTTCGCATTTGGCAGCGCACCATCACTTCAGCCATTGTGGCAAGTCGCTTAGCCCACCAGCTTTGCCCTGAACATAGGGGCAGTGCATTTACTGCAGCCTTGTTGCAGGATATTGGCATCTTAGCGCTGCAGGCAGCTTATCCTCAGAAAGTGGAAAAGCTCTACGCTAATAGTGAGTTGCCCCACCAGCAAATAGCTCGCGCTGAACGGCAACAGTTTGGTTGCGACCACACTTTGGTAGGCGCTTGGCTAGCGGCTAAATGGGGCATGCCCACCTCCCTCGTGGATGCGATTTACCAAAGCCACGATGGCTTTTTAACGGATCAGTTGGAAACGCTATGTGTACGTTTGTCTGGGCCAATTGCCGATGCCTGGCTGTCAGAAGAGCCGGTCAGTGCATTTGCCACCCTGCTACGCAAGCTCTCAGTGATGGAAAGCGCCCCCCTGCTGACGCTCGACAACTTGTTGCACCGCTTGCAGGAAGACTTAGCGATAGCCGCTGAGACGCTACAGCTTGCTCAGCCCATTGACATGGATAGTCATGCACTGCTCATTGAAGCTCAGCAACTGCTTTTTCAGCACACGCTTACCCTTAGCGCCCGGCTTGATGAACAGACCCAGCGCTTAGAAAGCTTGCACCATCACTACGCAACGCTTGAAAAACAGAGCCGTCTCGACCCATTAACCCAGCTAGCCAATCGCGCTTGGCTAGAGGAGCAATTACGGGAGCGCTTTGTATTTTGCCAAGAAAATAATCGAACCATGTCAGTGGTATTTATCGACCTTGATCACTTTAAAACGCTCAACGACCGATATGGCCACCGCATCGGCGACCAAGTACTTGAGCACTTCGGCCACACACTGGCATCACTGATTCGCACGGGTGATTTAGCCGGGCGATACGGCGGTGAGGAGTTTTTAATTATCCTGCCCGACGAGACGGCCCACTCGGCCAAGCTTTTTTCACAACGCATTACCCAGCACCTCCAAGAGCATCCAATGACCAACGTTGACCAACAACCGATTTATGTGTCGGCCTCCATCGGCGTGGCCTGCTTATGTGATGGCGACTTTGGTAATGAACGCGAACTAATAGATGCCGCCGACCAGAGCATGTACTTCATCAAACGCTCTGGCCGGGGCGGCATTGCTACCTATGGTGGGGAGTGA
- a CDS encoding diguanylate cyclase: MHKRNDAADTFRQLAEGLSLSGTPEFFKALVGLLAHLLRVDHVLIAAVTEERIADTLAVWSAGELQANFTYPLLGTPCETVVGRETCLYPCDVQSRFPKDELLGQLGAESYLGVPLFASDGSAIGLLAILHNRPMQVEAVENDIIRIAAAQAGTELGRRQAEDALRGSELMSRESERRLNTLLNHLPGMAYRCLNDSDWTIQLASQGAEALIGYRPDELEDSRLVSFASLVHPEDKPRLKQEVEASIRQRRPYQIVYRNRHRNGDYRWVWEQGQAVFDDLGEVACLEGFITDVTDQQEAQRVQSAVVQVASTVTSRAGDGYFQQLIATLVELLEADAGFIGQLNHPIDVGGNDTAAIEAQLRQATMSTVSLTASHTALDNLTFMLSGTPAARVVAEQESVVHHVDTFNFPGVPLHAKAWIGRRLDNARGEAIGVMMVFYRKPLTTNAFARSVLQILSTGAAAELERRRDHRHMHRLAYTDGITGLPNRIRFMELLASMSEEALALGHSLSLLLVDIRRFKEINDLHGHYVGDQLLATVAGRIQNYELPQRAVARLSGDEFALLLPLADEARVLETVKELGVVIKQPIQLDHRVFNLDVSIGFARYPNNVPDVGELFNAASIALHHAKRGESTHCPYTHAMRHALERRQWMTERLHLAILEGRLELYFQPQVDLASHTLTGAEALCRWHDAEWGWVSPGEFIPLAEERGLICMLGDWVLEEAARQLSHWQACDTPLPGRLSINMSAQQFADPQLTTHVGELTASVAPSAIALELTESDFMRDPDQAVIITQAMRQAGYALFIDDFGTGYSSLAYLRRFAADALKIDISFVRDMLDNHHDRAIVQTIIAMADNLEMKTLAEGVESAAQAELLAKMGCNQAQGYWFGHPLSADEFAAKWLAS, translated from the coding sequence ATGCACAAACGTAATGATGCGGCGGACACCTTCCGCCAGCTAGCGGAAGGGTTATCGCTAAGCGGTACGCCTGAATTTTTTAAGGCGCTGGTGGGGCTGCTGGCCCATCTGTTGCGCGTCGATCACGTCCTGATTGCGGCTGTCACTGAAGAGCGTATAGCAGACACCTTGGCTGTTTGGTCGGCGGGGGAGCTGCAAGCCAACTTTACCTACCCGCTGCTGGGTACGCCCTGCGAAACGGTGGTGGGGCGCGAGACCTGCCTATATCCTTGCGACGTCCAGTCGCGCTTTCCTAAAGATGAACTGCTGGGTCAGCTAGGGGCCGAGAGCTATTTGGGAGTGCCGCTATTTGCATCAGACGGCTCTGCCATCGGCTTGCTCGCCATCTTGCATAATCGACCAATGCAAGTTGAAGCCGTTGAAAACGACATTATTCGTATTGCGGCAGCCCAAGCGGGGACAGAGCTGGGGCGCCGCCAAGCAGAGGATGCTTTGCGGGGCAGTGAGTTAATGTCTCGGGAGAGCGAAAGGCGCTTAAATACGCTGCTTAATCATCTGCCAGGTATGGCTTACCGCTGTTTAAATGATAGTGATTGGACCATTCAGCTGGCAAGCCAGGGAGCCGAGGCGTTGATTGGCTACCGGCCAGATGAACTGGAGGACAGCCGTTTAGTGAGTTTCGCCTCCCTTGTTCACCCAGAGGATAAGCCGCGCCTTAAGCAAGAAGTAGAAGCGTCAATTCGTCAGCGGCGCCCTTATCAAATTGTGTATCGCAATCGCCACCGTAACGGCGATTACCGCTGGGTGTGGGAGCAGGGGCAAGCGGTATTTGATGATCTGGGTGAGGTTGCCTGCTTAGAAGGCTTTATTACGGATGTTACCGACCAGCAAGAGGCCCAGCGCGTGCAGAGCGCCGTGGTTCAGGTGGCCTCTACGGTCACGTCTCGGGCGGGCGATGGTTACTTTCAGCAGTTGATTGCCACGCTGGTGGAGCTGTTAGAAGCAGATGCAGGGTTTATCGGGCAGCTCAACCATCCTATTGATGTGGGGGGTAACGATACAGCGGCCATAGAAGCGCAGCTCAGGCAGGCAACCATGAGTACCGTTAGTCTGACAGCGTCGCATACAGCGCTAGATAATTTGACGTTTATGCTGTCAGGAACGCCAGCCGCACGAGTTGTCGCAGAGCAAGAAAGCGTGGTGCATCACGTTGATACCTTCAACTTCCCCGGCGTACCGTTACACGCTAAAGCCTGGATAGGGCGTCGACTTGATAACGCCCGTGGAGAGGCGATTGGGGTCATGATGGTGTTCTACCGGAAGCCCTTAACGACGAATGCATTTGCGCGGTCGGTGCTGCAGATTCTCTCCACAGGTGCCGCCGCTGAATTAGAGCGTCGTCGCGACCACCGACACATGCATCGCCTTGCTTATACCGATGGCATCACGGGGTTGCCCAACCGCATCCGCTTTATGGAGCTGCTCGCGAGCATGAGCGAAGAGGCGCTGGCGTTAGGGCACTCCCTTTCACTGCTGTTGGTGGATATTCGCCGCTTCAAAGAGATCAACGACCTGCATGGGCATTACGTAGGGGACCAGCTGTTAGCCACGGTGGCTGGGCGTATACAGAACTACGAACTCCCCCAGCGAGCGGTTGCACGGCTATCGGGAGACGAGTTTGCCTTACTGCTACCGCTGGCCGATGAGGCGCGGGTATTGGAAACCGTCAAGGAGTTAGGCGTTGTCATTAAGCAGCCTATTCAGCTAGATCATCGCGTGTTTAATCTCGATGTGAGTATCGGGTTTGCCCGCTACCCGAATAATGTGCCGGACGTGGGAGAATTGTTTAACGCCGCCAGCATCGCCCTGCATCATGCCAAAAGGGGCGAATCCACTCACTGCCCCTATACCCACGCCATGCGCCATGCCTTAGAACGCCGGCAATGGATGACTGAGCGGCTCCATCTCGCCATCCTAGAGGGGCGGTTAGAACTCTATTTTCAGCCTCAGGTTGACCTCGCCAGCCACACGTTAACAGGTGCCGAGGCACTCTGCCGTTGGCACGATGCTGAGTGGGGGTGGGTAAGCCCAGGAGAGTTTATTCCGTTGGCAGAAGAGCGAGGGTTAATTTGCATGCTGGGCGACTGGGTGCTGGAAGAGGCCGCCCGCCAGCTCTCTCATTGGCAAGCTTGCGATACGCCACTACCGGGCAGGTTGTCGATCAATATGTCGGCTCAGCAGTTTGCTGACCCCCAATTGACGACGCATGTGGGCGAGCTAACCGCCAGCGTAGCGCCAAGTGCCATTGCTCTCGAACTCACTGAAAGCGATTTTATGCGTGACCCCGATCAAGCGGTCATCATTACCCAAGCCATGCGTCAGGCGGGCTACGCGCTGTTTATTGATGATTTTGGCACCGGCTACTCATCGCTTGCCTATTTACGCCGGTTTGCCGCTGATGCGCTAAAAATCGACATCTCCTTCGTTCGTGACATGCTTGATAACCATCACGACCGAGCCATCGTACAAACCATCATTGCTATGGCCGATAACCTGGAAATGAAAACCTTGGCCGAAGGAGTAGAAAGCGCCGCCCAAGCCGAGCTGTTAGCGAAGATGGGCTGCAACCAAGCCCAGGGTTACTGGTTTGGCCACCCGCTTTCTGCCGATGAGTTTGCCGCGAAGTGGTTAGCTTCTTAA
- a CDS encoding diguanylate cyclase, translating to MLKPLHHSTASNESSNQAIAVLSGKPTKRGIRILDVSAEYAHFWGGERDEWLGALPKIVRREVKNQQLLDQLGGALMKGELRTGDSLSGVDQSEGNFSSGVASAFIEWRITAMEMPGYAEKVLVLTQRDISKRVEKEAELKRLATTDMLTGLINRAHFDYLMKHEIGRLNRYIRPFSLIMLDVDYFKSVNDSLGHDVGDQVLATLSKLLEENLRESDYCARWGGEEFMILAPETALAQAVKLADKVRQRIRCSHFPGAGSVTVSMGVVEVTPHETQQSVMKRVDNALYRAKEKGRDRVEF from the coding sequence ATGCTGAAACCATTACACCACTCAACCGCCTCAAATGAGTCAAGCAACCAAGCGATTGCTGTGTTGAGCGGTAAGCCCACTAAACGCGGCATTCGTATATTGGATGTTAGCGCGGAGTACGCCCACTTCTGGGGCGGTGAACGCGACGAATGGCTTGGCGCGTTACCTAAAATTGTTCGCCGTGAAGTGAAGAATCAGCAGTTACTGGACCAGCTTGGCGGTGCCTTAATGAAAGGCGAGCTGCGTACGGGAGACTCTCTTTCAGGCGTCGATCAGAGTGAGGGTAATTTCTCTTCTGGTGTGGCGTCTGCTTTTATTGAATGGCGTATCACAGCGATGGAAATGCCCGGTTATGCTGAAAAAGTCTTGGTTTTGACACAGCGCGATATCTCTAAGCGGGTTGAAAAAGAAGCCGAGCTAAAGCGTTTAGCGACCACGGATATGCTCACGGGGCTAATTAATCGAGCGCACTTTGATTATTTGATGAAGCACGAAATTGGCCGCTTGAACCGCTATATACGTCCTTTTTCACTGATTATGTTGGATGTTGACTATTTTAAGTCGGTTAACGACAGCCTAGGACACGATGTGGGTGACCAAGTGTTGGCAACGCTTTCCAAGCTGTTAGAAGAGAACCTACGTGAGTCGGACTACTGTGCCCGCTGGGGAGGCGAGGAGTTTATGATTCTCGCCCCTGAAACTGCGCTAGCCCAGGCCGTAAAATTGGCCGATAAAGTTCGTCAGCGTATCCGTTGTAGCCATTTTCCTGGCGCTGGCAGTGTGACGGTCAGTATGGGTGTTGTTGAAGTGACTCCCCATGAGACGCAACAAAGCGTGATGAAACGCGTTGATAACGCTCTGTATCGCGCCAAAGAGAAAGGGCGGGATCGTGTGGAGTTTTAA
- a CDS encoding D-amino acid dehydrogenase, giving the protein MQRIAIIGGGITGITSAYALAKRGFDVTVFEKHRYAAMETSFANGGQLSASNAEVWNHWPTVIKGMRWMLKNDAPLLVNPRPSWHKLSWFAEFIAAIPRYADNTTETTRLAIAAREHLFQWAKDEQIDFDVKQKGILHIYRDKAGYDHAAKVSQLLSKGGLERRAVTPDEMRAIEPTLAGSYYGGFFTESDATGDIHKYTNGLAQAAAKRGVTLNYGHQITDIGADENGAWVTAAVDDETIRQSFDSVVVCAGVGSRAIAAKLGDRVNIYPVKGYSITVQLDDEASQQAAPTVSLLDDETKLVTSRLGDDRFRIAGTAEFNGANRDIRNDRIQPLIRWVEECFPGVSTQRVVPWAGLRPMMPNMLPKVGPGKLPTVFYNTGHGHLGWTLSAITAEMLADAVDTSQAASVALR; this is encoded by the coding sequence ATGCAACGCATTGCAATTATCGGCGGTGGCATTACCGGTATTACCAGCGCCTATGCCCTCGCTAAACGTGGCTTTGATGTCACCGTCTTTGAAAAACACCGCTACGCGGCGATGGAAACCTCTTTTGCTAACGGCGGGCAGCTATCGGCCTCGAACGCGGAAGTGTGGAACCACTGGCCAACAGTGATTAAAGGTATGCGTTGGATGTTGAAAAACGACGCGCCACTGCTGGTCAACCCTCGCCCTAGCTGGCATAAACTAAGCTGGTTTGCAGAATTTATCGCCGCCATTCCCCGCTATGCCGACAACACCACGGAAACCACCCGGTTAGCCATTGCTGCCCGAGAGCACCTATTTCAGTGGGCGAAAGACGAGCAGATCGACTTTGATGTAAAGCAGAAAGGCATTCTGCATATTTACCGCGATAAAGCGGGCTACGACCACGCCGCCAAGGTATCGCAACTGCTGAGCAAAGGCGGGCTAGAACGCCGGGCAGTCACCCCCGATGAGATGCGGGCCATTGAACCTACGCTTGCGGGCAGCTACTACGGCGGCTTTTTTACTGAGAGCGACGCCACGGGCGACATCCACAAGTACACCAACGGTCTCGCCCAAGCGGCGGCAAAGCGCGGCGTAACGCTTAATTACGGCCACCAGATCACGGATATCGGCGCGGATGAAAACGGTGCCTGGGTAACGGCGGCTGTGGATGACGAAACCATCCGCCAAAGCTTTGACAGCGTTGTGGTATGCGCCGGCGTAGGCAGCCGCGCCATTGCCGCGAAGCTGGGCGACCGAGTGAACATTTACCCGGTTAAAGGCTACTCCATCACCGTACAGCTGGATGATGAAGCCTCACAACAGGCCGCTCCCACCGTCAGCCTGCTGGATGACGAAACCAAACTGGTCACCAGCCGCCTGGGTGACGACCGCTTCCGCATCGCCGGTACCGCTGAATTTAACGGCGCAAACCGCGACATTCGCAACGACCGTATTCAGCCGCTCATTCGCTGGGTAGAAGAGTGCTTCCCGGGTGTGAGCACCCAGCGGGTAGTACCTTGGGCGGGCTTGCGCCCGATGATGCCCAACATGCTGCCTAAAGTTGGCCCCGGCAAACTACCTACAGTGTTCTACAACACCGGCCACGGCCATCTAGGCTGGACGCTTTCTGCCATCACCGCCGAAATGCTAGCGGATGCGGTGGATACGTCTCAGGCGGCGTCCGTCGCGTTGCGCTAA
- a CDS encoding multidrug DMT transporter permease → MTRHAVLSPSTPSIAPSSLVLAVVAAVGMATIGVISRITELSAESITFYRLGLGAAFLLIYLVLTKRHVSLKALPGRHVVLSGLFLAAFILFYVQAMNYTQMANAILMVYLAPIFAAVVAHTLFAERLTPQQVSFIGLALFGFAMMQEFRLNLEDRQDVIGMGFGLAAMLAYSGFILTNRRLPRHLDDRTCAFWQLLVGALAILPFALWQPDGLTAATWQWPWLLAAGFVPGFLALLCAVMAINRLPTALYGTLAYCEPVAVVIFGWSLFGEALTPLQLAGCSLVLASGIAQAWLGGRAATPSTTTG, encoded by the coding sequence ATGACCCGTCATGCCGTACTCTCCCCTAGCACACCCAGCATCGCTCCTTCGAGTTTAGTGCTTGCCGTCGTCGCTGCCGTGGGCATGGCGACCATTGGCGTTATTTCACGTATTACCGAACTAAGTGCCGAAAGCATTACCTTTTATCGCCTGGGCCTAGGGGCTGCGTTTTTACTTATTTACTTGGTCCTGACAAAGCGCCACGTATCGCTTAAAGCGCTGCCGGGGCGTCACGTGGTGCTTAGCGGGCTGTTCTTAGCGGCATTTATTCTGTTTTACGTGCAGGCCATGAACTACACCCAAATGGCTAACGCTATTTTGATGGTGTATCTCGCACCGATTTTTGCCGCCGTGGTCGCGCATACGCTGTTTGCCGAACGCCTGACGCCTCAACAGGTGAGCTTCATCGGTTTGGCACTGTTTGGGTTTGCCATGATGCAGGAGTTCCGCCTTAACCTAGAAGACCGCCAAGACGTGATTGGGATGGGGTTTGGCCTTGCGGCTATGCTGGCCTACAGCGGCTTTATCCTCACCAACCGCCGTTTACCCCGTCACTTAGATGACCGCACCTGCGCCTTTTGGCAACTGTTGGTTGGAGCGCTGGCGATTCTTCCGTTTGCCCTATGGCAGCCCGACGGGCTAACCGCCGCTACCTGGCAGTGGCCGTGGCTATTGGCGGCGGGCTTCGTACCGGGCTTTTTAGCGCTGTTGTGCGCGGTTATGGCCATTAACCGGCTGCCTACCGCCCTTTACGGTACGTTAGCCTACTGTGAGCCGGTGGCCGTGGTGATCTTTGGCTGGAGCCTGTTTGGTGAAGCACTCACGCCGCTTCAATTGGCCGGGTGCTCGCTGGTGCTTGCCAGCGGTATTGCCCAAGCATGGCTAGGCGGTCGGGCAGCTACACCATCAACCACGACAGGATAA
- a CDS encoding gamma-glutamylcyclotransferase, whose amino-acid sequence MLLDTTVLNQQRNFFDGHEDIWLFGYGSLIWKADFEYLERRPAYIAGWARRFWQGSHDHRGTPEAPGRVATLIRAQGALCHGMAYRITPDVLAPLDVREKNGYLREKVPLTFLGERGEAQKSKTQTEGLIYLATEDNPAFLGDAPLEDIAHQIAHAHGPSGSNKAYLLNLAQALRDLCIDDEHVFSLADRIHKR is encoded by the coding sequence ATGTTGCTTGATACCACTGTTTTAAACCAGCAAAGAAACTTCTTCGATGGCCATGAGGATATATGGCTTTTTGGTTACGGCTCGCTGATCTGGAAAGCTGATTTCGAGTACTTGGAGCGCAGACCCGCCTATATCGCCGGCTGGGCGCGGCGCTTTTGGCAAGGCTCCCACGACCACCGTGGCACGCCGGAAGCACCAGGGCGGGTTGCTACGCTAATCCGCGCTCAAGGCGCCCTGTGTCATGGCATGGCATACCGCATTACCCCCGACGTACTGGCACCGCTGGATGTGCGGGAGAAAAACGGCTACCTGCGTGAAAAAGTGCCGCTCACGTTTCTAGGGGAGCGTGGAGAAGCGCAGAAGAGTAAAACGCAAACCGAGGGGTTAATTTACTTAGCCACTGAAGATAACCCTGCTTTTTTAGGCGATGCGCCGCTGGAAGATATCGCCCACCAAATTGCCCACGCCCACGGCCCGAGCGGCTCGAATAAAGCCTACTTGTTGAACTTAGCGCAGGCGCTGCGCGACTTGTGCATCGACGATGAGCACGTCTTTAGCCTTGCCGACAGGATACATAAGCGATGA
- a CDS encoding histone deacetylase — protein sequence MALTVVHHPGYTIDLPANHPFPMEKFRLLRQLLGEQSLACPIEWLTPEPAPINTLARVHTRDYLNAFLQGRLARAAERRSGFAWSEALVERVRLETGGTLLTLEAALTSGLACNSAGGTHHAHADAASGYCLINDLAVAAAHALALGWVERVLIVDCDVHQGDGTARLFANVPGVFTFSMHAARNFPARKATSDLDVALPTGMGDDAYLAELASWLPGILAAYQPDAVLYDAGVDVHQDDRLGYLALSNQGLYARDHYVLSCCHDADIPVAAVIGGGYDRDILALAGRHAQLHRAAADVLTFNA from the coding sequence ATGGCGTTAACGGTTGTTCATCATCCGGGTTATACGATTGATTTACCAGCCAACCATCCTTTCCCCATGGAGAAATTCAGGTTGCTGCGCCAGCTGCTGGGCGAACAGTCGCTGGCGTGCCCCATTGAGTGGCTAACACCTGAGCCTGCACCCATTAATACCCTTGCCCGGGTGCATACCCGTGACTATCTGAATGCTTTTTTACAGGGCCGTTTGGCGCGTGCTGCCGAGCGGCGCAGTGGGTTTGCATGGTCGGAGGCGCTAGTGGAGCGTGTGCGTCTAGAAACCGGCGGTACCCTGCTAACGTTAGAAGCGGCACTTACCTCCGGGCTCGCCTGTAATTCAGCAGGGGGAACGCATCACGCCCATGCCGATGCCGCCAGCGGTTATTGCCTGATTAATGACCTGGCTGTGGCCGCCGCTCATGCCTTGGCGCTAGGCTGGGTCGAGCGGGTGCTTATCGTTGACTGCGATGTTCATCAAGGGGATGGCACCGCTCGGCTATTTGCTAATGTGCCCGGCGTGTTTACCTTTTCCATGCACGCCGCGCGTAATTTCCCAGCGCGCAAAGCCACCAGCGATTTGGACGTTGCGCTGCCTACTGGAATGGGCGATGACGCCTACCTCGCCGAGCTTGCGTCATGGTTGCCGGGAATCCTGGCAGCTTATCAGCCTGATGCAGTGCTGTATGACGCGGGGGTTGATGTCCATCAAGATGATCGCCTGGGCTATCTAGCATTAAGCAACCAGGGGCTGTATGCCCGCGACCACTATGTGCTTAGCTGCTGCCATGACGCGGATATTCCCGTGGCGGCGGTGATCGGCGGCGGCTATGACCGGGATATTCTCGCGCTGGCAGGGCGCCACGCCCAGTTGCACCGTGCGGCAGCGGATGTGCTGACGTTTAACGCCTAA